The Mytilus edulis chromosome 5, xbMytEdul2.2, whole genome shotgun sequence genomic interval TTTCTAATTAGTTTCAAGGTAATTAAATTAAGATAAGTTCAATAAGAATTAAATAAGACTGTAAATAATTATAATCCTAATGGAATACAATCTTTTGATTACAAACTTATTCAAgattaaaaattcagataggaaaatgataaaaatgctaaaaatagttaaaaacctGAAAGGGAAAATGCACCTATGACATATTTCCCCCCACTCTAAAATGTTTGTCCTCAAACattatattaatatctattttatcAATGAACGTAAAGATATGCAAGcaaaataacatgtatatatacatctaaaaatataaaatctaagTCTTTGAACTATGCGAAACTCAATTTTTAAAAGAggtttgaaaataattttggaaGTACTGAAATAAGTTCATCAGGCTTACTTAGAACATGATCAATTACAAAGTCTGGTTGATGTGACCATACTTTATAATGATCAACCAAAAGATAAGATAACAAATTGACCAATACAAAAATAGAGACCTGTTGATATGATTTATATATCTAAGTAACTATGTACATGAATGTCCAACAATAAATTAATGGTATATAGTAAGGACTGacttgtgtgggttttttttttttttttttttttaatattactgCATCTTTTAATCAAATTCTATACAAATAATCGATAGTACTTTCACCTCTGTGAAAATTATGCACAATAAATAACATTACATTTCTTTTACAAGTCTTTCGAGACAAGAGGTACCAACATCATTTAATCATTCCTATATGACAATACATGGGAAATTAAAATGATTTTGATCTTTCAGCAACACCTTTACAAAGGTGTTCATTATTTTCTGGATTGATAAGAGCTGGCCAAATTAGATAACGGTATACAGCTCCATTAACTTCTTTTTCCTCGTTGAAAGAGTCATAGTGTGCGTATTCAAAATGATTATCACGTGATACACTGTCATCTAAAATGATTGGATAATTTTGAACCGCCATGTACCATGTGATTTCAACACATTTATCTACATATGAAGTAATGTCTATATTCAGCTTTTGTCTGGGAGTAAAAGTGTTTTTCCTCATGAAAACTTCATATCGAAAATTCTTGATTATATTCAGTGCTACTTTTTCAGCAATAGATTTTCTAAAAAATCCAGCTTCTTGGTGTATGTCAGCATCATGGTCTTTACCGCTGGGAACATTAGTTGTGCCCTGAATTTTTACTTTAATGGTTGATTTGAGAATTGCCTCTAAATGTTGTGGTGCAACTTTATCACAGTAGGTATAGGCATCAATCAGCACGGTCAGCAGTTTTTGAGCAGCTTGCTCTGGGTTCAACTTATCCTTCTGTAGAGCTTTATTTGCTGTTACCCAATCATTTCGATAAATATCGGTATACATTGATGACACTCTATCAACTGGTAAAGGGTCTACCATTGCATCTAAATCAGTTGGTAAGGTAGAACCAGTGGGTGTTTTTGTACGTAGATCACGTAAATTCCTCACTTCCAATGTCCTTTGGTGTAGTTCTCTATTCAGTCTCTTTACTTCTTCCTTTAGATCAGTTTGTTGACCTCTTGGTCTTCCTTTATTGTGAGTGGACAGAAGATCTGGAGTGTCTGCCCAGGAGGCTTCCCAACTATTATTATGTCTGTAATCACCCGAACGAGCTGATTCTCTTGTGTCAATCATTGCTAGCCTGGTTCTTCTACTGGACCTCTCCTCAAGTTGCATTTGTAGTTGTTCAATCTCAAAATGAAGTTTATCGCAATCAGCACATTTATGGGACCTagtgtattctttaatttttgcgTAATGTGGAACATGCTGACGTGTTGATGGTTTTACTGTCAACGGGCTTTGAATCTCGGCTCTATATCCCCCTGAATTCAAAATATTTCCATGTAAATCCTTTGCATACATTGCGTTTTAGTCTATTTTCTATTTTCCCTGTGCAATAAATAACATTATATGCCAAAGATAATTccaaataatcaaaacaaatgcACTAGAGAATTTAAATGTCACTGTTCGTAAGAATTGTCTTATCAGTTTTGTATAATCACTAGCTGGAATTGTCTGAAATGCACTTGTAAGATGATATTGTCCAAATAGTTATATTTCTTAGATAGAACTGGATCCAGGGTTGAAGGTCTTGATCAGATGAGTTGTTGGTCTTTCCTTTGTTGTCGGGTTGATGGCGTTCCAATGTTTCAGATGATCGCTAGGCAATCTGTTATTACTGATCGTTGAATAACCAAGACTGGAACAAGACGGTACTCTGCAGGATCTCTCTAACTCCTTCACGCTTCTAACTGTTGTAACGGTGACTGTGACTTAGTGCCGTATTAGAATTTCTACGAACTATTTATACCAAAACTGAAAAGAGCTCAATGTGACAAGTAAATTCCTAATTGATTCCAGTAATAACATGAAATGATAAAgttaaaatatgaataataaattaattaaagattacaattaaagaattaaaatgaGTTATCAAATTACCTCTGTCTGCCTAATTAACAAATTGAACAATTACTGTTATTCTCAAAAACATATTCaacatattcaaatatttttaattagttTGAAGGTAATTAAATTAAGATAAGTTCAATAAGAATTAAATAAGaaaactgtaaataaatataatcatAATGGAATACAATCTTTTGATTACAAACTTATTcaagattaaaaattaaaataggtAAATGATAAAGAATgctaaaaatagttttaaaaacctGAAAGGGAAAATACACCTATGACATATGGACTTCATAATTAATTATTGGTCAGTTCTGGGGATTTGTATAACTCCCTAAGTTTGTGTTTAACTTTTTTGAAGATGGAGACAAGAACAGGAAACAATTTGAAATGTTCAAGTTGTTGTGATTTAAAGCACCATCATTTTAGTTCAATTTTAAATTGCTGATTTATTATACATTCTGTAAGTCTCCCAAGGATCCTCATACTATCAGTTTAATGCAATATATTAATTATGTCTTGAATGTGATAAAAGAAAGATAATACTAATATTGTAAAATCTTTTTAGTGATTTCACGTTATATTTGCAGGTATTTAATGATCCCGTCCATGGTCACACAGAAATCCATCCACTATGTGTAAAGATAATTGATACACCACAGTTTCAGAGGCTGAGATATTTGAAACAATTAGGTgcttgttattttgtttatccaGGTGCTGGTCATAACAGATTTGAACATTGTATTGGGTAAGTAATTCTAACTATAAGAtagatatataggaagatgtggtgtgagtccaatgagacaactctccatacaaataacaatttaaaaagtaaaccattataggttaaagtacggccttcaacatggagccttggctcacaccaaacaacaagctataaagggccccaaaattactagtgtaaaaccattcaaacgggaaaaccaacggtctaatctatataaacaaaacgagaaacgagaaacacttatatattacataaacaaacgacaactactgtacatcagattcctgacttaggacaggtgcaaacatttgcagcgggattaaacgttttaatggatcaaaaccttctccctttttctgaaacaatagcataacatcacaacaaagaaaaacatacgataaaatatcaattggcagacttaactcaagaTGATATATTTGTGGTTAAACAATGTTCTATTGTCCTATGTGCATGGTTTTCAATGTCCCACATGAACACTTGTTAATGAATTACATTCTTAGAAACTCCTTAGATATTATAACCTGATGACAGGTGTATTATATAGCTATGGTGATATTTGAAAATATCAGACTTTCAATGGTCTTTTAAACTTTGTGTGATTTTGGCTGTTTCTAAAGATGATGGTTGCGAAATGTCTTCagcatgtttatatatttttcacattttttatacgaccgcaaaatttgaaaaaattttcgtcgtatattgctatcacgttggcgtcgtcggcgtcgtcgtcgtcgtcgtccgaatacttttagttttcgcactctaactttagtaaaagtgaatagaaatctatgaaattttaacacaaggtttatgaccacaaaaggaaggttgggattgattttgggagttttagtcccaacattttaggaattaggggccaaaaagggcccaaataagcattttcttggttttcgcactataactttagtttaagtaaatagaaatctatgaaattttgacataaggtttatgaccacaaaagaaaggttgggattgattttgggagttttggttccaacagtttaggaattaggggccaaaaaagggcccaaataagcattattcttggttttcgcacaataactttagtttaagtaaatagaaatcaatgaaatttaaacacaatgtttatgaccacaaaaggaaggttggtattgattttgggagttaagttcccaacagtttaggaattaggggccaaaaagggacccaaataagcatttttcttggttttcgcaccataactttagtataagtaaatagaaatctatgaaatgtaaacacaaggtttatgaccataaaaggaaggttggtattgattttgggagttttggtcccaacagtttaggaataaagggcccaaagggtccagatttaaactttgtttgattttatcaaaaattgaataattggggttctttgatatgccgaatctaactgtgtatgtagattcttaatttttggtcccgttttcaaattggtctacattaaggtccaaagggtccaaaattaaacttagtttgattttaacaaaaattgaatccttggggttctttgatatgctgaatctaaaaatgtacttagattttttattattggcccagttttcaagttggtccaaatcgggtccaaaattaaactttgtttgatttcatcaaaaattgaataattggggttctttgatatgccaaatctaactgtgtatgtagattcttaatttttggtcccgttttaaaattggtttacattaacgtccaaagggtccaaaattaaactaagtttgattttaacaaaaattgaattcttgggcctctttgatatgctgaatctaaacatgtacttagatttttgattatgggcccagttttcaagttggtccaaatcaggatccaaaattattatattaagtattgtgcaatagcaagaaattttcaattgcacagtattcagcaatagcaagaaatcttcaattgcacagtattgtgcaatagcaagaaatcttcaattgcacagtattgtgcaatagcaaatattttcaattgcacagtattgcacaatagcaagaaatatctaattgcacaatattgtgcaatagcaagaaattccaattggatttcaattggagttatctttctttgtccagaatagtagttgaatcaacttaaatcattgttttatacaatatacaatgtatattcacttttactaccaactgatagattaaagcaatctttaccattcagtgataacaagcacttttttttacattttaatattttatgatgtatttaaatgagtagttattgttgcaaacttcattagaaatttgaattgagatcagttttgaaataagggaaagggggatgtgaaaaaaaaattggagggtcaatttttttcatttcagatttcataaataaaagaaaatttcttcaaacatttttttgagaggattaatattcaacagcatagtgaattgctcaaaggcaaacttttttttttaagttcattagaccacattcattctgtgtcagaaacctatgctgtgtcaactatttaatcacaatccaaatttagagctgaatccagcttgaatgttgtgtccatacttgccccaaccgttcagggttcaacctctgcggtcgtataaagctgcgccctgcggagcatctggtttttattCTCTTACTTGACTATGTTCATAGGTTGTACAAGAGTACCACAAATAATACTAATAACTGGTCCAAACAAAATTTAactgtaaataaattaaataacaaacattaataaaagaatttgaaatatCTTATTAGACATGTGGTCCAGAAAAAGCTATCTAAAATGGATCATGGACTAAAATGCTTCCATCAATGTTATGGatgaatgtatatatatgttgatgTTTAGCATCCAACAGATAAAAAGAAATTAGGTTAGGCTGTAGCATATGTACAAAACTACCCCCTTAAAAGTTTTCTATCACCACAATACAATAAAAGGACAGACCCTTTGCAAATAAAAAGCTGGCTTTAATTTCAAGAACATATTGGCaggaaatatcacaaagttcCACCCACAATTCATTGTCTCATAATTTTTAGGATTTTTGAGGTTCTCAAAAGACTTGGtatcagggtttcccctgggtcaattatttttttcgccacctctttcgccaaaacaatatatttttcgccactttattttttttttcgccaagtaacacaatatatttttcttttaaaattttccttttttccagccccccccccccccctaaataagaagtcgtttttacaacaaaacaaataaagaattgATCCCTCTTGtaaggtgtagtcattacattgaagggttactctcatgccaaactttttgaatagatttcttcataacgacagttttcttttctagaccatcgtaaataagtaaaactatatgggcgtttttcaataaaaacgtattttcttgtcccagccactttaaaaaaaatgtgtttgatctttgcaagtaattttttgtgcagtcagtacattgaattagatttaacatttttaagcaaagaaacagtttatttatagagggattgataagatattgactcctgaatggtccaaaacaaccaaaatggcatgtccctagaccgtctgttcaacattcatactctaaaatatcgtaaaaaaatgaagaaataaatgttatttttactttacataagttctttaataattcaaaagtatgttcagagccaacatattttaataaacagctttcaataaaggatttttaatttcagaaggtatGTCCCTCAccaaatgtccactacgaaacgaagtcattaaaatttgccaataaacagttttataaaatcaatgtaatttttgattgcaagagatataaacattagggtcttacaaaagaagtgatgcttttataacagcAATTAAATTGCTGGTAAGAAAAATttagcacatcaaatggaccagagtgataccgtatttttgttaatgtccactacgaaaccgGTCAAATCTAcatcagtatctggttttaaaattatgaaaaaaatatcagtgtacagcttaataaatgctttgatgaatacaatcagtcttgtaactattgcaatatagggattgtgggaaaaaaataaaacatgcgaatacgtcccctacgaaacggtcccctacgaaacaagtttgggagaaaaaccatgcagtcttttttaaatcttttttcaattatattcgtgcaaaacaaataacaagggttagtttcatgtaacttttattatgtttttattaacatataatagggttgatgtcaactacgaaactttttgtccactacgaaacggttttgtccactacgaaacgcatcaaaatgtccactacgtaacatgagttgtaccttcatatgtgaagtactgtctaatctttatcgataaaaatggttttccaattcagaacaaaatgagatttttctagtatttaaagtaaacaaactggaatgtctataggaaacattaaaaaattgcaaaaaaaatgtgtttagaagaagtttcgtaggggacaaaagtcccctacgaaacagtacacaaattatgaaaataatatcattttaaagaatatttaagattgcactttttgtttacaaacaggtctataatagaggtattcgaaataactcttgaaattaaattttagactagttgattttccattttttttaggtctgaaatatacgcttttattgaaaaacgcccatatgcTTGAAACAAGTGTGTCACTGAAACGACTTTGGAGTACCCACTCAAATCAATGATCTATatgaaagttaaatgataaagttttaaatcagagacctttcttgcttttgaacatttttcgtcataacaacaattttcttttctggactatcattaa includes:
- the LOC139522588 gene encoding uncharacterized protein, whose translation is MYAKDLHGNILNSGGYRAEIQSPLTVKPSTRQHVPHYAKIKEYTRSHKCADCDKLHFEIEQLQMQLEERSSRRTRLAMIDTRESARSGDYRHNNSWEASWADTPDLLSTHNKGRPRGQQTDLKEEVKRLNRELHQRTLEVRNLRDLRTKTPTGSTLPTDLDAMVDPLPVDRVSSMYTDIYRNDWVTANKALQKDKLNPEQAAQKLLTVLIDAYTYCDKVAPQHLEAILKSTIKVKIQGTTNVPSGKDHDADIHQEAGFFRKSIAEKVALNIIKNFRYEVFMRKNTFTPRQKLNIDITSYVDKCVEITWYMAVQNYPIILDDSVSRDNHFEYAHYDSFNEEKEVNGAVYRYLIWPALINPENNEHLCKGVAERSKSF